A window of the Henckelia pumila isolate YLH828 chromosome 3, ASM3356847v2, whole genome shotgun sequence genome harbors these coding sequences:
- the LOC140889324 gene encoding uncharacterized protein produces the protein MSGDANPMEKLLKRFQSFKPPILQGTENAVDCENWLEDIEQLFESLDYTDERRVRLVIHQLHGLAKNWWVEAKKAFENQGTVITWAIFKTAFYQRFFPVSYLKDKGAEFASFQQRQMNIEDYVAKFTSLLKFAPHIAANDEAQADQFINDLNPDVFTLVVALLVRVDPDSLEVDRNPVLLMSTVLNVEDITPMSSAEECLVVVTFANNRVILREYVHSEVLEV, from the exons ATGAGTGGTGATGCCAATCCAATGGAAAAACTGCTTAAACGATTTCAATCCTTTAAACCACCAATTTTACAAGGAACTGAGAACGCTGTGGATTGTGAGAACTGGCTGGAGGATATcgagcagttatttgaatccCTTGACTATACAGATGAACGTCGGGTGAGACTGGTGATCCATCAATTACATGGCCTTGCAAAGAATTGGTGGGTAGAGGCGAAGAAAGCGTTTGAAAATCAAGGTACAGTTATTACATGGGCTatatttaaaactgctttctatcagcgatTTTTTCCTGTTTCTTATCTTAAGGACAAAGGAGCGGAGTTTGCAAGTTTTCAACAGAGACAAatgaatattgaagattatgttgcaaagttTACCAGCCTACTGAAGTTTGCTCCGCATATTGCTGCaaatgatgaagctcaagccgatcaatttataaatGACTTGAATCCAGATGTGTTCACTCTT gtagtagctcttctagttcgaGTGGATCCAGACAGTTTAGAGGTGGACAGAAATCCGGTACTTCTGATGTCTACTGTTCTAAATGTGGAGGACATCACACCAATGAGCAGTGCCGAGGAGTGTTTGGTAGTTGTCACATTTGCCAACAACCGGgtcattttgcgagagtatgtGCACAGCGAGGTTCTGGAAGTGTag